One Clostridia bacterium genomic window, GGAGCGGAAGATCCAGCTGCGGTGCAGCTCGTCGCTGTAATGCTTCGTATCCAGCACGCCGTTGACGGCGGTATTGTACTTATCTATCTTCGTATCCTTCGCGTGGAAGTGGAAGATCGCGTCGCCGAGCTCGCGGATGACCATGACGGGATCCATTCCCTGCCAGACGAGGTGGCTCGGGTCGAGGTTCGCGCCGATATTCTCGCCCGCCGCTTCGCGCAGGCGGAGCATCGTTTCGGTGTTGTAGACGCAGAAGCCGGGGTGCAGCTCGAAGGCGATCTTCACGCCGTGCGCCTTCGCGAACTTCTCCTTCTCGCGCCAGTAAGGGATGAGCACCTCGTTCCACTGGTAATCGAGGATATCGAGGAACTCCGGCGGCCAGGGAGCCGTCACCCAGTTCGGATGCGACGCGGTCGGGCAGTCGCCGGGACAGCCGGAGAAGGTGTTGACGACCGGCACGCCCATCTTCTCCGCGAGCAGTATGCCGCGGGTGATGGTCTCGTCATAGTCGCGGGCGGTCTTCGCGTCCGGATGGACGGGGTTGCCGTGCGCCGAGAACGCCGAAATGACGATGCCGTGATCCTCGAACTGCCTGCGGAACTGCTCCGCGGCGGCGTTGTCGGCGAGGAGCTTTTCCGGCTCGCAGTGGTCGTGGCCGGGGAATCCGCCGACGCCGAGCTCCGCGGCCTCGATGCCGTTTTCGGCGAGGAAGTCGAGCGCCTGCGTGAGGTTTTTGTCGTTGAGTACGGGTGTGAATACGCCGAGTTTCATGTGGTGGTCCTCCTTATAAACTGCCGCGAAGCGGCAATATCACTGACGCGTACGCGTCAATATCACTATGGCGAAGCCATAATATCACTTGCGCCGAAGGCGCATATCGCGTCACGCGAAGCGTGACATATCGTGTCGGCGGAGCCGACATATCGTATTTGCCGAAAGGCAAATATATCGCGCTGCCGAAGGCGGCATATCACCGCCGACGACGCCTTGCGCTCCCGTTCGGGCGGCTCCCTCAAACCCCGGCGCCTTGCGCTCCCGTTCGGGCAGCTCCCTCGGCCGAGGGAGCTGGCAAACGCGACCAACGGGAGCGTTTGACTGAGGGAGGGAAAGACATCATCTCAAACGCAGCCGCCGCGGCAGAGGAAGGGCTCCTTCCCTCCCTCCGTCATTTTTTGCAAGCAAAAAATGACACCTCCCTCGTCTGAGGGAGGCGTCCGAAGCTCTGCTCTTATTTCCCGAAAGCTTGCGCTTATTCAAATTTCCCGAAAGCTTGCGCTTTTTCAAGCTCTCTTATTCAAACATGACCGCTTCGCCGGTCTCGGCGGACTTGAACGCCGCTTCCATTATCCGCATGACGTAGAGCGCCTCGTCCGGCTTGACGAGCAGCTCCTTCGCTTCGCCGTCGATGACCGCGGCGACGTTGGCGTAAAACTCCTTCCAGTCGGGCCACTGCTCCGGTATCTCCAGCTCCTCGAGGGTATCCTTCGGGCGCGGCGACATCGTGCGGGTCGGGCCGGCGGCGGTGTGGATGATGACGGGAGTCCACTCGAACTCCTCCTTCTTCGCGCGCACGACCTTGCCGGGCGTGCCCCATGTGTCGATCTGCAGGGCGCCCTTGCTGCCGCAGACGTACCAGCGCGGCATCTGGATCAGGTTATAGGTGCCGGTCTCGATCTGGAGCGTCAGGCCGTCCTTCATTTTTATAATGAGCTTGAAATAATCCTCGACCTCGGTCGTCTTTATCTTCGCCATCGTGCAGAAGACGCTCTCGACCTTGCGCCCGAAAAGGTGGATGAGCTGGTCGATCTGGTGCACGCCCCAGTCGAGCATCATGCCGCCGCCGGCGACCTTGAAGGCGCGCCAGCCGTACATCGCGCCGTTCTGCCCGTGGACGCGGCTCTCGACGGTGAAAAGCTCGCCGAGCAGGTCCTGATCTATCGCGCGGCGGACGATGTCGAGGTCGGCGTCCCAGCGGCGGTTCTGGTGGACGGTGAAGACCTTGCCGGCGCGTTCCGCGGCCGCCGTCATGTCGAGCAGCTCCGCGCTGCTCATCGCGACGGGCTTTTCGCAGACGACGTTTTTGCCCGCTTCGAGCGCGGCGATAACCATATCGTGATGGAAATTGTTCGGCGTGGCGACGAGGACAACGTCGAAGGAGTCGTCAGCGAGGAAGGCGTCGAGCGTTTCGTAGGCCTTCAGCCCCTGCTCCCGCGCGACCTTCAGGCGCTCGGGGTCGACGTCGTAAACGGCGACGTAGTTGACCGGCGTCTCCTTCGCGTGCTCGTAATGCCAGCTGCCCATGCCGCCGAAGCCGATTATTCCGCCCTTGTGTGTCATATATCAAACACTCCCTCTTCAATATGTTGTATTATATGTGAAAGTATACCACCGCCGGTTGTATTTGGCAATAGGTATTTGCGAGTTTGAGGCGGTTTTTTGAAAAAAGACCGCAGCCGCGCACGTAGGGACGAGCATTGCTCGTCCGGCATTGACGCAAAAGCGCCGTGTTCGTGTCATCCTGAGCGGAGCGATGCGAAGCATCGCGCCCGTAGGGACGAGCATTGCTCGTCCGGCATTGGCGCGAAAGCGCCGCGAAAGAAAACGGTAGGTTACCCGCGTTTTCTGCCGCGCACTTTTCCTTTTACAACGCCGTTTCCGACAAGATCCTTCGACTACGCGGCGTTCCGCCGCTCCGCTCAGGATGACAAACGACAACGTGAGATCCTTCGGCTCGCTTCGCTCGCTCAGGATGACAACCCCTCCGGTGCGGCGCGCCTCAGGATGATAACGGTAAGCGCTCTCAGCGATATGCGCCTGACGGCGTGCGATATATCTGCGCGGCAGATACGATATATCAGCTTCGCTGAGGTGATATGTTCGCCTTCGGCGAACGGGTGCGCCGCCGAGGCGGCGCTTCCCGCCCTCCGTCATTTTTTGCAAGCAAAAAATGACACCTCCCTCGTCTGAGGGAGGTGCTCAAAGCTCCTGCTTATCTTATAAAAATACCTTAATGCTGCTATTTGCCTGCCGACGACGACAAGCCGCAAAGGGCCGAAAAGACCCGATCTGATTCTACAGAAACACCTTAATGCTGCCTTCGCTTTCTTCGTTATGCTCCTTTTCCGCGACGCGCTCGTGCGCGGCGGTGACGGTCTTGCCCGCCGGGACGGAGTGGGTCAGCCAGACGTTGCCTCCGATGACGCAGCCGTCGCCGATGGTGGTGTCGCCGCCGAGGATGGTCGCGCCGGCGTAGATGACGACGTTGCTGCCGATGTTCGGGTGGCGCTTGACGCCCTTGACGAGGGAGCCGTCCGGCGCGACGTCGAAGCTCTTCGCGCCCAGCGTTACGCCGTGGTAGAGCTTGACGCGGTCGCCTATCACGGTCGTTTCGCCGATGACGACGCCGGTGCCGTGGTCGATGAAGAAGTATCTGCCGATGGTCGCACCCGGGTGGATGTCGATGCCGGTGCGGGAGTGGGCGTATTCCGTCATCATGCGCGGGAGCATCGGCACGCCGAGCGCGTAAAGCTCGTGCGCGACGCGGAAGACGCTCATCGCCTCGAACGCCGGGTACGCCGTGATTATCTCCTCGCGGCAGGTCGCGGCGGGGTCGCCTTCGTAGGCGGCGACGAGGTCGGTCTCGAGCAGCTCGCGCACCGCGGGCATACGCGCCATGAGCGCGTCGGTGATCTCCCCGCCGTCGTTGCGGGAAACGGCGGCTCCCGCTCTGCACGGCAGGTCGCAGACCTCCGGCAGCAGCTCCGCGAGAAGCGCGCGGGCGCGCAGCTCCGCCGCGGCGACGGAAGCGCCGTCCGACGGGCCGAACACCTCGGGGTATATCACGCCGCGGAGCGCGTTCAGCAGCTCCGGCAGCTTCGTTTTAAGCTTAGCGTAGTTCATGGGGTACCTCTGATATGCTTCTCTTATATATTATATAATGAAGAAAGCGTTTGGGTTCCGGTTGAAAAAAACAGGGCGGCGCG contains:
- a CDS encoding serine acetyltransferase, with protein sequence MNYAKLKTKLPELLNALRGVIYPEVFGPSDGASVAAAELRARALLAELLPEVCDLPCRAGAAVSRNDGGEITDALMARMPAVRELLETDLVAAYEGDPAATCREEIITAYPAFEAMSVFRVAHELYALGVPMLPRMMTEYAHSRTGIDIHPGATIGRYFFIDHGTGVVIGETTVIGDRVKLYHGVTLGAKSFDVAPDGSLVKGVKRHPNIGSNVVIYAGATILGGDTTIGDGCVIGGNVWLTHSVPAGKTVTAAHERVAEKEHNEESEGSIKVFL
- a CDS encoding sugar phosphate isomerase/epimerase, giving the protein MKLGVFTPVLNDKNLTQALDFLAENGIEAAELGVGGFPGHDHCEPEKLLADNAAAEQFRRQFEDHGIVISAFSAHGNPVHPDAKTARDYDETITRGILLAEKMGVPVVNTFSGCPGDCPTASHPNWVTAPWPPEFLDILDYQWNEVLIPYWREKEKFAKAHGVKIAFELHPGFCVYNTETMLRLREAAGENIGANLDPSHLVWQGMDPVMVIRELGDAIFHFHAKDTKIDKYNTAVNGVLDTKHYSDELHRSWIFRSVGYGMDVKKWKEIVSALRTVGYDYVISIEHEDSLFCGGEGLMKAIRFLKDVMAFQPKGEMWWA
- a CDS encoding Gfo/Idh/MocA family oxidoreductase; the protein is MTHKGGIIGFGGMGSWHYEHAKETPVNYVAVYDVDPERLKVAREQGLKAYETLDAFLADDSFDVVLVATPNNFHHDMVIAALEAGKNVVCEKPVAMSSAELLDMTAAAERAGKVFTVHQNRRWDADLDIVRRAIDQDLLGELFTVESRVHGQNGAMYGWRAFKVAGGGMMLDWGVHQIDQLIHLFGRKVESVFCTMAKIKTTEVEDYFKLIIKMKDGLTLQIETGTYNLIQMPRWYVCGSKGALQIDTWGTPGKVVRAKKEEFEWTPVIIHTAAGPTRTMSPRPKDTLEELEIPEQWPDWKEFYANVAAVIDGEAKELLVKPDEALYVMRIMEAAFKSAETGEAVMFE